From a single Parcubacteria group bacterium CG10_big_fil_rev_8_21_14_0_10_36_14 genomic region:
- a CDS encoding cell shape determination protein CcmA codes for MFKKESKEGLEDYYSEEDQDDRDLQDTIIAQGVKVEGDFNSKGNVVIEGVVLGSVKTNNNLQVGEKAKITASVSAHDAYVAGIIEGNVKIKEKLELSPTSRIYGDIEAKTLVITAGALFNGKCSMFDPDNPKENKTSKKLKKEEDASEEN; via the coding sequence ATGTTCAAAAAAGAGTCAAAAGAAGGATTAGAAGACTATTATTCCGAAGAAGACCAAGACGATAGGGATTTGCAAGATACGATAATAGCTCAAGGCGTAAAAGTAGAGGGCGATTTTAATAGTAAGGGTAATGTAGTGATTGAAGGTGTTGTTCTCGGAAGCGTAAAGACAAACAATAATCTACAAGTAGGTGAAAAGGCCAAAATAACTGCGAGTGTTTCTGCGCATGATGCTTATGTAGCTGGAATTATAGAAGGTAACGTAAAGATTAAAGAAAAATTAGAGCTATCTCCAACTTCTAGAATTTATGGTGATATTGAAGCTAAAACTCTTGTTATTACTGCAGGTGCATTATTTAACGGTAAATGCAGTATGTTTGATCCAGATAATCCAAAGGAAAACAAAACCTCTAAAAAATTAAAAAAAGAGGAAGATGCCAGCGAAGAAAACTAA
- the argS gene encoding arginine--tRNA ligase: MFLQKLKSDLAKSVNKTLGSNLINGADFEYPPENIKGGDLALPLFKLAKELKKKPQDIAKNLQKVFKKQKLIERTEAKGAYLNIYLNRAKTGAEILNELQAQDIDNNYINVGKGEKVSIEYMSPNSNKPLHLGHIRNAYLGSSIANIMQFCGYQVNRECLVNDRGIAICKAMLAYEFWGKNDSPAKSGLKSDHFVGKYYVLFEEKAKKDKSLPAKAQKLLQEWEVGDENAMQLWEKMQKWVLSGYKQTYKRLGVSFDKVFYESKLFKKGREIIEKYLKEGKVEKDANGNVIIKLENCGLPDKILLREDGTAIYITTDMALAKTRLDSGYKKVFYVVGSEQDLYFKQLFCAIEKLGLYTGQTDLIKRPEFHHLSYGLVELPEGRMKSREGTVVDADDLLDKMEEIAKEEINIRHDFMKEGEVDRRSEIIASSALRFYILNVNPATKIRFNPKESLSFTGKTGPYLLYTYARLHSIWRKGKGKGMYERLDFSLLKEDKLWILVLGIAKFPEAVISALDGLDPEEISAYLYDLSVKVSDFYHNVRVLDADFKERRISIAIIDSLLDIFKKGTALLGIEVLDEM; encoded by the coding sequence ATGTTTTTACAAAAATTAAAATCTGATTTGGCAAAAAGCGTAAATAAAACATTGGGAAGCAACTTGATAAATGGTGCCGATTTTGAATATCCACCGGAAAATATAAAGGGAGGGGATTTGGCACTTCCACTTTTTAAATTAGCAAAAGAATTGAAAAAGAAACCGCAAGACATTGCAAAGAATTTGCAAAAAGTTTTCAAAAAACAGAAGTTAATTGAGCGTACAGAAGCAAAGGGTGCATATTTGAATATTTATCTAAACCGCGCTAAAACCGGAGCAGAGATATTAAATGAGTTGCAAGCGCAGGACATTGATAACAATTATATAAATGTAGGTAAAGGAGAAAAAGTATCAATTGAATATATGTCTCCAAATAGCAATAAGCCTTTGCATCTGGGGCATATTAGAAATGCTTATCTTGGTAGTTCTATCGCTAATATAATGCAATTTTGCGGATATCAAGTTAATAGAGAGTGTTTGGTAAATGATAGGGGAATCGCTATTTGTAAGGCCATGCTTGCCTATGAATTTTGGGGCAAGAATGACAGCCCGGCAAAGTCAGGGTTGAAGTCTGACCATTTTGTTGGAAAGTATTATGTTCTTTTTGAAGAAAAAGCAAAAAAAGACAAATCTTTGCCGGCAAAAGCGCAAAAACTTTTACAAGAGTGGGAGGTTGGCGATGAAAACGCAATGCAACTGTGGGAGAAGATGCAAAAATGGGTATTAAGCGGTTATAAACAAACTTATAAAAGACTGGGTGTTTCATTTGATAAGGTTTTTTATGAAAGCAAACTTTTTAAAAAAGGTAGAGAAATCATAGAAAAGTATCTAAAGGAAGGAAAGGTGGAAAAAGATGCAAATGGAAATGTAATAATAAAACTTGAAAACTGTGGTTTGCCGGACAAAATTTTACTTCGTGAAGACGGAACGGCAATCTATATAACAACTGACATGGCTTTGGCAAAAACTCGATTGGACAGTGGTTATAAAAAAGTATTTTATGTGGTCGGCTCGGAACAAGATTTATATTTTAAACAACTTTTTTGTGCTATAGAAAAATTAGGATTATATACAGGGCAAACAGATTTGATAAAGAGGCCAGAGTTTCATCATCTTAGCTATGGGTTAGTTGAGCTTCCAGAAGGAAGAATGAAGTCACGTGAAGGCACGGTGGTAGATGCTGATGATCTTTTGGATAAAATGGAAGAAATTGCTAAAGAAGAAATTAATATTAGGCATGATTTTATGAAAGAAGGCGAGGTGGATAGAAGATCGGAGATAATCGCTTCTTCTGCACTCAGATTTTATATATTAAATGTTAATCCTGCGACAAAGATAAGATTTAATCCAAAAGAATCTTTATCTTTTACCGGAAAAACCGGTCCATATCTTTTATATACCTATGCTCGACTTCATTCAATATGGAGAAAGGGGAAAGGGAAGGGAATGTATGAAAGATTGGATTTTTCTCTATTAAAAGAAGATAAATTATGGATATTGGTTTTGGGAATTGCAAAATTTCCAGAAGCCGTAATATCTGCCTTGGATGGTCTTGACCCGGAAGAAATATCCGCGTATTTATATGACCTATCTGTCAAAGTATCTGATTTTTATCATAATGTCCGCGTTTTGGACGCTGACTTTAAAGAAAGAAGGATAAGCATTGCTATAATAGATAGCCTGCTTGATATTTTTAAGAAGGGTACCGCATTATTGGGAATTGAGGTTTTGGATGAAATGTAG